The Drosophila nasuta strain 15112-1781.00 chromosome 2L, ASM2355853v1, whole genome shotgun sequence genome window below encodes:
- the LOC132798872 gene encoding fibrinogen-like protein 1: protein MLKSAIVFSLFALLTFSETCYGAQTNTIPSLEREVATLRGEVEKLEKAALNKDEMIAMLRIKTAQETEQIEEQEKQIKELKSLLSEYVLESNKCHSSSCLCKETELHTIKIPGAEPFQVSCDSSIAGSGSGWTVIQRRTNGKENFNRDWRDYQRGFGDLQGEFFIGLDKLHLITKSQPHELYIVLQNLNNETRYAKYDSFSIGNDDASFQITSLGKFSGTAGDGLRFHDNMKFSTFDQDNDRSNRNCADENSSGWWFNNCYHCNLNGPYNGGFYWYPWQRNVLKFSQIMIRPKV, encoded by the exons ATGTTGAAAAGTGCGattgtattttctttgtttgcgcttttaacattttcagAAACTTGTTATGGAGCTCAAACA AACACTATTCCAAGTTTGGAAAGAGAAGTGGCCACTTTACGTGGCGAAGTAGAGAAACTTGAAAAAGCGGCACTCAACAAGGATGAAATGATAGCAATGTTGCGAATTAAAACTGCTCAGGAAACAGAGCAAATTGAGGAGCAGGAAAAGCAAATAAAGGAATTGAAGTCTCTACTCTCCGAATATGTGCTTGAGTCCAATAAATGCCACTCCTCCAGCTGTTTGTGTAAAGAAACTGAACTACATACTATCAAAATACCTGGAGCAGAACCGTTCCAAGTTTCTTGTGACTCGTCAATAGCTGGTTCCGGCTCCGGGTGGACAGTGATTCAGCGTCGCACCAATGGCAAGGAGAATTTCAACCGCGACTGGAGAGACTATCAAAGGGGCTTTGGTGATTTACAAGGAGAATTCTTCATTGGTCTTGACAAACTGCATCTGATCACCAAGTCGCAGCCTCACGAACTTTATATAGTGCTTCAGAACTTGAACAATGAGACCCGATATGCTAAATACGATAGTTTTTCAATTGGCAATGACGACGCATCGTTCCAAATCACTTCCCTTGGCAAGTTCTCAGGCACTGCAGGCGATGGCTTGAGATTCCACGACAACATGAAGTTCTCAACCTTTGATCAAGACAACGATAGAAGCAATAGAAATTGCGCGGATGAGAATAGCTCTGGCTGGTGGTTTAACAATTGCTATCATTG CAATCTCAATGGTCCCTACAACGGTGGATTCTATTGGTATCCTTGGCAACGAAATGTGCTCAAGTTCTCACAAATTATGATTAGACCAAAAGTGTAA